Proteins encoded in a region of the Cydia pomonella isolate Wapato2018A chromosome 3, ilCydPomo1, whole genome shotgun sequence genome:
- the LOC133516216 gene encoding odorant receptor Or2-like isoform X2 — MMQIDEKDKIDYGTSMMQTILQVEYLVFGVSQLFMYCWHSNDVMYTSENVIHGPYESRWWSENALRKDLVILLGQYRKEIVFSAGPFTNLTLPTFISILKGAYSYYTLLTKSRTDI, encoded by the exons ATGATGCAGATAGATGAAAAGGATAAGATAGAT TATGGAACTAGTATGATGCAAACGATATTACAAGTTGAATATCTTGTGTTCGGGGTATCTCAACTCTTTATGTATTGCTGGCACAGCAACGATGTAATGTACACT AGCGAGAATGTAATCCACGGCCCCTACGAAAGCAGATGGTGGTCTGAGAATGCTCTCCGCAAGGACCTCGTCATATTACTGGGGCAGTACCGCAAAGAGATTGTATTTTCTGCAGGGCCTTTCACCAATCTAACTCTACCCACTTTTATAAGT ATTTTGAAAGGTGCCTACAGCTACTACACATTGTTGACCAAGTCACGAACAGATATTTAA
- the LOC133516216 gene encoding odorant receptor Or2-like isoform X1, protein MMQIDEKDKIDVRYGTSMMQTILQVEYLVFGVSQLFMYCWHSNDVMYTSENVIHGPYESRWWSENALRKDLVILLGQYRKEIVFSAGPFTNLTLPTFISILKGAYSYYTLLTKSRTDI, encoded by the exons ATGATGCAGATAGATGAAAAGGATAAGATAGATGTAAGG TATGGAACTAGTATGATGCAAACGATATTACAAGTTGAATATCTTGTGTTCGGGGTATCTCAACTCTTTATGTATTGCTGGCACAGCAACGATGTAATGTACACT AGCGAGAATGTAATCCACGGCCCCTACGAAAGCAGATGGTGGTCTGAGAATGCTCTCCGCAAGGACCTCGTCATATTACTGGGGCAGTACCGCAAAGAGATTGTATTTTCTGCAGGGCCTTTCACCAATCTAACTCTACCCACTTTTATAAGT ATTTTGAAAGGTGCCTACAGCTACTACACATTGTTGACCAAGTCACGAACAGATATTTAA